The genome window GCCTGAAGCGCCGCACTGAGCTGAGCGGCAGTCACATTCTTCAGCTCACGGATGCTGTCGGAAAAGCCCTTCAGAAGCTGGCTGAGAATCACGCCGCTGTTGCCGCGTGCGCCCAGGAGTGCGCCGTAGCTGATGGCGCGGGCCACGCTGGGCATGCTGTTCTGATCGCAGGTGTCGAGTTCGCGGCGCACGCTCTGCATGGTCAGGTGCATGTTGGTGCCGGTGTCGCCGTCGGGCACCGGATAGACGTTCAGCGCATTGACCTGCTCGCGGAACACGCCGAGCCAGTCGGTCGCGTAGCGGAACGCTTCTGCCAGTTGCCCCGGCGAGAGCGTCTGGGTGGGTGTCTGCTCAGGCATGTGCCACCCCCACCGCATGAACACGGGTCGCGGCGAGTTCGATGCCCGCCTGGGTCTTGACCACGTGTTCGACGCGCTCGACGATGTTGCTCGCAACCGTGGGAATGCTGACGCCGTAGGCCAGCACGATGTACAGGTCGGCGGTGTAGCGCCCTTCCTCGCGGCCAATCACCACGCCGTCACGCGACTGGGCACGCCCCAGCACGCGCTGAATACCCTCGCGGATGTTGGCGGGGGCCATGCCCACCACGCCGGGAATTTCGTGGGCCGTCAGCCCGATCAACGAGGCCAACGCCGCCTCGGTAATATGTATAGTGCCGTTCATAGCTTCTCCATCAGTCCAGCGCCTCCAGCAACTTGTTCAAATGCTGGCAGTATAGCGGGTCTGGGCAATTGGGCAGCAGAACCTTCAGGCTCCGTCAGAAAACCCGCCCCCAGATAAAGTGGGCGCGGGTCGGGTACGAAAAGAAAGGTGGCCTGCTCAAAATGTTGACTGGCCTGAAAAAGGAAGTCGATCAAATTGAACGGCGGCCCAGGAAAGTCTTTCCAGCAGCTCAGCCGTCTGTGAAGAAGTATACAAAGACCTGTGCCGGGGAACAATCCCACATTCGGGGGTGTCTGCCTCTACTGGGCTCGACACCCAACACCTCGCACTCTCAGGCCAGCAGCATCTCTTCGGGCGGTGTGTAGTCCAGCCCCAGGGCGTCGGCCACGCCTTTGTACGTTAGTTTTCCGGCACGGGTATTCAGGCCAAGCGCGAGCGCCTTGCTGCGGCGCACCGCGTCTATTCCACGTTCGGCCAGT of Deinococcus ruber contains these proteins:
- a CDS encoding Asp23/Gls24 family envelope stress response protein, translated to MNGTIHITEAALASLIGLTAHEIPGVVGMAPANIREGIQRVLGRAQSRDGVVIGREEGRYTADLYIVLAYGVSIPTVASNIVERVEHVVKTQAGIELAATRVHAVGVAHA